A genomic stretch from Enterobacter dykesii includes:
- the miaB gene encoding tRNA (N6-isopentenyl adenosine(37)-C2)-methylthiotransferase MiaB has translation MTKKLHIKTWGCQMNEYDSSKMADLLDSTHGYQLTENVKEADVLLLNTCSIREKAQEKVFHVLGRWKLLKRKNPDLIIGVGGCVASQEGKLIRQRAPYVDIVFGPQTLHRLPEMINQVRGNRSPVVDVSFPEIEKFDRLPEPRADGPTAFVSIMEGCNKYCTYCVVPYTRGEEVSRPADDILFEIAQLAAQGVREVNLLGQNVNAWRGENYDGTTGSFAELLRLVAAIDGIDRIRFTTSHPMEFTDDIIDVYRDTPELVSFLHLPIQCGSDRVLNLMGRPHTVLEYKSTIRKLREARPDIQISSDFIVGFPGETADDFERTMKLIGEVNFDVSYSFIFSARPGTPAADMVDDVPEEEKKQRLYILQERINQQANAWSRRMFGTVQRILVEGTSRKSIMELSGRTENNRVVNFEGTPDMIGKFVDVEIVEVLTNSLRAKLVRTEDEMGLRIAESPESVISRTRKENDSGVGIYQP, from the coding sequence ATGACTAAAAAACTCCATATAAAAACCTGGGGCTGTCAGATGAACGAATACGATTCATCCAAGATGGCCGATCTGCTGGATTCAACCCACGGATACCAGCTGACAGAAAATGTGAAAGAAGCGGACGTGCTGCTGCTGAACACCTGTTCGATTCGTGAAAAAGCGCAGGAAAAAGTCTTTCACGTGTTAGGCCGCTGGAAGCTTCTCAAACGAAAAAATCCGGACCTGATCATCGGGGTGGGTGGCTGCGTCGCGTCGCAGGAAGGTAAGCTGATCCGCCAGAGAGCCCCGTATGTGGATATTGTCTTTGGCCCTCAGACCCTGCACCGCCTGCCGGAGATGATCAATCAGGTTCGCGGCAACCGTAGTCCGGTCGTTGACGTGAGCTTCCCGGAGATCGAAAAGTTTGACCGTTTGCCAGAGCCGCGCGCCGATGGCCCGACTGCCTTCGTCTCCATCATGGAAGGCTGCAACAAATACTGCACTTACTGCGTGGTGCCTTACACCCGCGGTGAAGAAGTCAGCCGTCCGGCAGACGATATTCTGTTTGAAATCGCGCAGCTTGCCGCACAGGGTGTTCGCGAAGTAAACCTGCTGGGCCAGAACGTAAACGCCTGGCGCGGGGAAAACTACGACGGCACCACCGGCAGCTTTGCCGAACTGCTGCGTCTGGTGGCCGCGATTGACGGCATCGACCGCATTCGCTTTACCACCAGCCATCCGATGGAGTTTACCGACGACATCATTGACGTGTATCGCGATACGCCAGAGCTGGTGAGCTTCCTGCACCTGCCGATTCAGTGCGGCTCTGACCGCGTGCTGAACCTGATGGGCCGCCCGCATACGGTGCTGGAGTACAAGTCCACCATTCGCAAGCTGCGTGAAGCGCGTCCGGATATCCAGATCAGCTCCGACTTTATCGTCGGCTTCCCTGGCGAAACCGCTGATGACTTCGAACGCACCATGAAGCTCATCGGTGAAGTGAATTTTGACGTCAGCTACAGCTTCATCTTCTCTGCGCGTCCTGGAACACCGGCGGCCGATATGGTTGACGATGTGCCGGAAGAAGAGAAAAAGCAGCGTCTGTATATTCTGCAGGAGCGTATTAACCAGCAGGCCAACGCGTGGAGCCGCCGTATGTTCGGCACCGTTCAGCGCATTCTGGTGGAAGGCACCTCCCGCAAGAGCATTATGGAACTCTCCGGTCGTACCGAAAACAACCGCGTGGTGAACTTTGAAGGCACCCCGGATATGATCGGTAAATTCGTGGACGTCGAGATTGTCGAAGTGCTGACCAACTCGCTGCGCGCGAAGCTGGTACGCACCGAGGACGAAATGGGCCTGCGTATTGCCGAGTCTCCGGAATCCGTGATCTCTCGTACCCGTAAAGAAAACGATTCTGGCGTGGGGATTTACCAGCCTTAA
- the nagD gene encoding ribonucleotide monophosphatase NagD — translation MTIKNVICDIDGVLMHDNVAVPGAAEFLHRIIDKGMPLVLLTNYPSQTGQDLANRFATAGVDVPDSVFYTSAMATADFLKRQEGKKAYVVGEGALIHELYKAGFTITDVNPDFVIVGETRSFNWEMMHKAAYFVASGARFIATNPDTHGRGFYPACGALCAGIEKISGRQPFVVGKPSPWIIRAALNKMQAHSEETVIVGDNLRTDILAGFQAGLETILVLSGVSQLDDIDSMPFRPSWIYPSVDEIDII, via the coding sequence ATGACCATTAAGAATGTAATTTGTGATATCGACGGCGTGCTGATGCACGACAACGTTGCCGTGCCGGGTGCTGCGGAGTTTCTACACCGCATCATCGACAAAGGAATGCCTCTGGTTCTGCTCACGAACTACCCTTCCCAAACCGGTCAGGACCTGGCTAACCGCTTTGCCACGGCGGGCGTCGACGTTCCGGACAGCGTGTTTTATACCTCGGCAATGGCCACGGCGGATTTTCTGAAGCGTCAGGAAGGGAAAAAAGCCTACGTGGTGGGTGAAGGTGCGCTGATACACGAGCTGTACAAAGCTGGCTTCACCATCACTGACGTGAACCCGGACTTTGTGATTGTCGGCGAAACGCGCTCCTTTAACTGGGAGATGATGCATAAAGCAGCATACTTTGTCGCCAGCGGCGCACGCTTTATCGCCACCAACCCGGATACGCACGGCCGTGGTTTTTATCCGGCCTGCGGCGCGCTGTGCGCCGGTATCGAGAAAATCTCTGGTCGTCAGCCGTTTGTGGTCGGTAAACCGAGCCCGTGGATTATTCGTGCCGCGCTTAACAAGATGCAGGCCCACTCTGAAGAAACGGTTATTGTCGGCGACAACCTGCGCACCGATATTCTGGCCGGATTCCAGGCGGGTCTGGAGACGATTCTGGTCCTCTCCGGCGTCTCTCAGCTTGATGACATTGACTCAATGCCGTTCCGTCCAAGCTGGATTTACCCCTCCGTCGATGAAATCGACATTATCTGA
- the nagA gene encoding N-acetylglucosamine-6-phosphate deacetylase → MYALTHGRIYTGHDILDDHAIVIADGLIERVCPLAELPPEIEQRSLNGAVISPGFIDVQLNGCGGVQFNDTADAVTVETLEIMQKANEKSGCTSYLPTLITSSDDLMKQGIRVMREYLAKHPNQALGLHLEGPWLNMVKKGTHNPNYVRKPDAELVDYLCANADVITKVTLAPEMAGTDVISKLAGAGIIVSAGHSNATLKEAKAGFRAGITFATHLYNAMPYITGREPGLVGAILDEPDVYCGIIADGLHVDYTNIRNAKRLKGDKLCLVTDATAPAGANIEQFIFAGKTIYYRNGLCVDENGTLSGSSLTMIEGVRNLVEHCGIALDEVLRMATLYPARAMGVDKQLGGIAPGMVANLTAFTHDYKIIKTIVNGNEVVTE, encoded by the coding sequence ATGTACGCTTTAACCCACGGTCGGATTTATACCGGCCATGACATTCTGGATGACCATGCGATTGTTATCGCTGATGGCCTGATTGAACGTGTTTGCCCGCTGGCAGAACTGCCGCCGGAGATTGAACAGCGCTCACTCAATGGAGCAGTAATCTCCCCCGGTTTCATCGACGTACAGCTCAACGGCTGCGGCGGTGTGCAATTCAATGACACCGCGGATGCGGTGACGGTCGAAACGCTGGAGATCATGCAGAAAGCCAACGAGAAATCGGGCTGCACCAGCTATTTGCCAACGCTCATCACCAGCAGTGATGACCTCATGAAGCAGGGTATCCGCGTGATGCGCGAATACCTGGCCAAACATCCTAACCAGGCGCTGGGTCTTCATCTTGAAGGGCCATGGCTAAATATGGTCAAGAAAGGAACGCATAACCCGAATTATGTGCGTAAACCGGATGCGGAGCTGGTTGACTACCTGTGTGCAAACGCCGATGTGATCACCAAAGTGACGCTGGCGCCCGAAATGGCGGGTACGGATGTGATCAGCAAACTGGCTGGTGCCGGGATTATCGTTTCAGCAGGCCACTCAAACGCGACGCTGAAAGAAGCGAAAGCCGGTTTCCGCGCGGGCATTACCTTCGCAACGCACCTTTACAACGCCATGCCATATATCACAGGCCGTGAACCGGGTCTGGTCGGGGCGATTCTGGATGAGCCAGACGTCTACTGCGGCATTATTGCTGACGGCTTACACGTCGATTATACCAACATTCGCAACGCTAAGCGGCTGAAAGGTGACAAGCTTTGTCTGGTGACGGATGCCACCGCACCTGCAGGTGCAAATATTGAGCAGTTCATTTTTGCCGGTAAAACAATATACTACCGCAATGGACTGTGTGTGGATGAAAACGGTACGCTGAGTGGTTCCTCTTTAACCATGATTGAAGGGGTGCGTAACCTGGTTGAACATTGCGGGATTGCGCTTGATGAAGTCCTGCGTATGGCAACCCTTTATCCGGCGCGCGCAATGGGCGTGGATAAACAGCTCGGCGGAATTGCACCAGGTATGGTTGCAAACCTGACGGCATTCACACACGATTATAAAATTATTAAGACCATCGTTAATGGTAACGAGGTCGTCACTGAGTAA
- the asnB gene encoding asparagine synthase B, whose product MCSIFGVLDIKTDAGELRKKALELSRLMRHRGPDWSGVYASDKAILAHERLSIVDVNAGAQPLYNEKKTHALAVNGEIYNHQALRAEYGDRYAFQTGSDCEVILALYQEKGPEFLDDLQGMFAFALYDSEKDAYLIGRDHIGIIPLYMGHDEHGNFYVASEMKALVPVCRTIKEFPAGSYLWSKDGEIRSYYQRDWFDYDAVKNNVTDKAELRQALEDSVKSHLMSDVPYGVLLSGGLDSSVISAITKKFAARRVEDQERSEAWWPQLHSFAVGLEGAPDLKAAQEVANHLGTVHHEIHFTVQEGLDAIRDVIYHIETYDVTTIRASTPMYLMSRKIKAMGIKMVLSGEGSDEVFGGYLYFHKAPNAKELHEETVRKLQALHMFDCARANKAMSAWGVEARVPFLDKKFLDVAMRINPQDKMCGNGKMEKHILRECFESYLPASVAWRQKEQFSDGVGYSWIDTLKEVAAKQVSDQQLETASFRFPYNTPGSKEAYLYREIFEELFPVPSAAECVPGGPSVACSSAKAIEWDESFKSMNDPSGRAVGVHQSAYK is encoded by the coding sequence ATGTGTTCAATTTTTGGCGTACTGGATATTAAAACTGACGCGGGCGAACTGCGTAAAAAGGCACTCGAACTGTCCCGCCTGATGCGCCACCGCGGTCCGGACTGGTCAGGCGTTTACGCCAGCGATAAAGCGATTCTGGCTCACGAACGTCTGTCTATTGTTGACGTCAACGCCGGTGCACAGCCGCTGTATAACGAGAAAAAAACGCACGCACTGGCTGTCAACGGTGAGATCTACAACCACCAGGCGCTGCGCGCTGAATACGGCGACCGCTACGCGTTCCAGACCGGTTCTGACTGTGAAGTGATCCTGGCACTGTATCAGGAGAAAGGGCCCGAGTTCCTGGACGATCTGCAGGGCATGTTTGCCTTCGCCCTGTACGACAGCGAAAAAGACGCTTACCTGATTGGCCGCGACCATATCGGCATTATCCCGCTGTACATGGGCCACGATGAGCACGGCAACTTCTACGTTGCCTCTGAAATGAAAGCCCTGGTGCCGGTCTGCCGCACCATTAAAGAGTTCCCGGCAGGCAGCTATCTGTGGAGCAAAGACGGCGAGATCCGCTCCTATTACCAGCGTGACTGGTTCGACTATGATGCGGTAAAAAACAACGTCACGGACAAAGCCGAGCTGCGTCAGGCCCTTGAAGATTCCGTGAAAAGCCACCTGATGTCAGATGTGCCGTACGGCGTGCTGCTCTCCGGCGGTCTGGACTCCTCAGTGATCTCCGCGATCACCAAGAAATTCGCGGCCCGTCGCGTGGAAGATCAGGAGCGCTCAGAAGCCTGGTGGCCACAGCTGCACTCTTTTGCCGTTGGCCTGGAAGGGGCACCGGATCTGAAAGCCGCACAGGAAGTGGCGAACCACCTCGGCACCGTGCACCATGAGATTCACTTCACCGTGCAGGAAGGTCTGGATGCGATCCGCGATGTGATCTATCACATTGAAACCTATGACGTGACCACCATCCGTGCCTCAACCCCGATGTACCTGATGTCGCGTAAGATCAAAGCGATGGGCATCAAGATGGTGCTCTCCGGTGAAGGTTCTGACGAAGTGTTTGGCGGCTACCTGTACTTCCACAAAGCGCCGAACGCCAAAGAGCTGCACGAAGAGACCGTGCGTAAGCTGCAGGCCCTGCATATGTTTGACTGTGCGCGTGCCAACAAAGCGATGTCCGCATGGGGCGTGGAAGCGCGCGTGCCGTTCCTGGATAAGAAATTCCTCGACGTGGCGATGCGCATCAACCCGCAGGACAAGATGTGCGGCAACGGCAAAATGGAAAAACATATCCTGCGCGAATGTTTTGAATCCTACCTGCCGGCGAGCGTGGCATGGCGTCAGAAAGAGCAGTTCTCTGATGGCGTAGGCTATAGCTGGATCGACACCCTGAAAGAGGTCGCGGCAAAACAGGTTTCTGACCAACAGCTGGAAACCGCGAGCTTCCGCTTCCCGTACAACACGCCGGGCTCGAAAGAGGCCTATCTGTACCGTGAAATTTTTGAAGAATTGTTCCCGGTACCGAGCGCCGCGGAGTGCGTACCGGGTGGCCCGTCAGTCGCCTGCTCTTCTGCCAAAGCGATTGAATGGGATGAATCGTTCAAATCCATGAACGATCCGTCAGGACGTGCGGTAGGCGTTCACCAGTCAGCCTACAAATAA
- the nagB gene encoding glucosamine-6-phosphate deaminase, translating into MRLIPLATAEQVGKWAARHIVNRINAFKPTADRPFVLGLPTGGTPLTAYKALVEMHKAGQVSFKHVVTFNMDEYVGLPKDHPESYHSFMHRNFFDHVDIPSENINLLNGNAPDIDAECRQYEEKIRSYGKIHLFMGGVGNDGHIAFNEPASSLASRTRIKTLTHDTRVANSRFFDGDVNQVPKYALTVGVGTLLDAEEVMILVLGGVKAQALQAAVEGNVNHMWTISCLQLHPKSVIVCDEPSTMELKVKTLKYFNELEAENIKGL; encoded by the coding sequence ATGAGACTGATTCCCCTGGCAACTGCTGAACAAGTCGGTAAATGGGCCGCTCGCCATATCGTTAACCGTATTAACGCCTTTAAACCGACCGCCGATCGTCCTTTCGTTCTTGGACTTCCGACAGGCGGCACGCCGCTGACAGCCTATAAGGCACTGGTTGAGATGCATAAAGCAGGCCAGGTTAGCTTCAAACATGTTGTGACCTTCAATATGGATGAATACGTTGGCTTACCGAAAGACCATCCGGAAAGCTACCATAGCTTTATGCACCGCAATTTCTTTGATCACGTTGATATTCCATCTGAAAATATTAACCTGCTGAATGGAAACGCGCCTGATATTGACGCAGAATGCCGTCAGTATGAAGAAAAAATCCGTTCTTACGGTAAGATCCACCTGTTCATGGGTGGTGTAGGCAATGATGGTCATATCGCGTTTAACGAACCGGCGTCATCTCTGGCTTCCCGCACCCGTATTAAAACGCTGACCCATGACACGCGCGTGGCAAACTCCCGCTTCTTTGATGGCGATGTTAACCAGGTTCCAAAATACGCCCTGACCGTTGGCGTGGGCACCCTGCTGGATGCCGAAGAAGTGATGATTCTGGTGCTGGGTGGCGTGAAAGCGCAAGCGCTCCAGGCTGCCGTTGAAGGCAACGTAAACCACATGTGGACCATCAGCTGCCTGCAGCTGCATCCGAAATCAGTCATCGTCTGCGACGAACCGTCCACGATGGAGCTGAAGGTAAAGACGCTGAAATACTTTAACGAGTTAGAAGCCGAGAACATCAAAGGTCTGTAA
- the ubiF gene encoding 3-demethoxyubiquinol 3-hydroxylase yields MTLLHTEVAVVGGGMVGGALALGLAQQGFEVTVIEQAAPPAFDPASKPDVRISAISAASVDLLRGLGVWEAVLAMRAHPYSRLETWEWENAHVAFDAAELKLPRLGYMVENNVLQQALWQALEAHPRVTLRVPASIKALHPHESGYLLTLDSGDELAVKLVVGADGANSQVRQMAGIGVHAWQYEQSCMLITVECENAPGESTWQHFTPNGPHAFLPLFDNWASLVWYDKPARIRQLQGLSMEQLQREIRLHFPSRLGNVTPVAAGAFPLTRRHALQYVRAGLALVGDAAHTIHPLAGQGVNLGYRDVDALLEVLSSARGHAENWASHQVLKRYQTRRMADNFIMQSGMDLFYAGFSNDLAPVRILRNIGLMAAERAGGLKRQALKYALGL; encoded by the coding sequence ATGACACTCCTACACACCGAAGTTGCCGTTGTCGGCGGCGGTATGGTCGGCGGCGCGCTGGCGCTGGGGCTGGCGCAGCAGGGATTTGAGGTAACGGTAATCGAACAGGCTGCTCCGCCGGCCTTCGATCCCGCCAGCAAACCGGACGTGCGCATTTCCGCGATCAGCGCGGCGTCCGTCGATCTGCTGCGCGGGCTGGGCGTCTGGGAGGCGGTGCTGGCGATGCGCGCCCATCCTTACAGCCGTCTTGAAACCTGGGAGTGGGAAAATGCCCACGTCGCGTTTGATGCCGCTGAGCTGAAGCTGCCGCGCCTGGGTTATATGGTGGAAAACAACGTGCTTCAGCAGGCGCTCTGGCAGGCGCTGGAGGCGCATCCGAGGGTGACGCTGCGTGTTCCTGCGTCGATTAAGGCTCTGCATCCTCACGAGAGCGGGTATTTGCTGACGCTCGACAGCGGCGATGAACTGGCCGTGAAGCTCGTCGTCGGAGCGGACGGCGCTAACTCGCAGGTCAGACAGATGGCGGGAATTGGCGTTCATGCCTGGCAGTATGAGCAGTCCTGCATGCTGATTACCGTCGAGTGCGAGAATGCGCCGGGAGAAAGCACGTGGCAGCACTTTACCCCGAATGGCCCGCATGCGTTTTTACCGCTGTTTGATAACTGGGCATCGCTGGTCTGGTACGACAAACCGGCGCGCATTCGCCAGCTGCAGGGGCTTTCAATGGAACAATTGCAGCGGGAAATCCGCCTGCATTTTCCGAGCCGTCTGGGCAACGTTACGCCGGTGGCTGCCGGGGCGTTTCCCCTCACGCGACGTCACGCTTTGCAGTATGTCCGTGCAGGGCTGGCGCTGGTGGGCGATGCGGCACACACCATTCATCCGCTGGCCGGGCAGGGTGTCAACCTGGGGTACCGTGATGTCGATGCGTTACTGGAAGTGCTGAGCAGCGCCCGCGGGCACGCGGAAAACTGGGCCAGCCATCAGGTCCTGAAGCGTTACCAGACGCGGCGCATGGCGGACAATTTCATCATGCAGTCGGGGATGGATCTGTTCTATGCCGGATTCAGCAATGACTTAGCCCCGGTGCGCATTCTGCGCAATATTGGATTAATGGCAGCGGAGCGTGCCGGTGGTCTGAAGCGTCAGGCGCTGAAGTACGCCCTTGGCCTGTAA
- the nagC gene encoding DNA-binding transcriptional regulator NagC, translated as MTPGGQAQIGNVDLVKQLNSAAVYRLIDQHGPISRIQIAEQSQLAPASVTKITRQLIERGLIKEVDQQASTGGRRAISIITETRNFQAIGVRLGRHDTTLTLYDLSSKAIAEEHYPLPERTQETLEHALLNTIAQFIESCQRKIRELIAISVILPGLVDPESGVIRYMPHIQVENWGLVDALEKRFKVTCFVGHDIRSLALAEHYFGASQDCEDSILVRVHRGTGAGIISNGRIFIGRNGNVGEIGHIQVEPLGERCHCGNFGCLETIAANTAIEQRVRHLLEQGYQSRVTLDDCKIGTICKAANKGDALACEVIEQVGRHLGKTIAIAINLFNPQKVVIAGEIVEAEKVLLPAIEGCINTQALKAFRQNLPVVRSKLDHRSAIGAFALVKRAMLNGILLQHLLES; from the coding sequence ATGACACCTGGCGGACAAGCTCAAATCGGTAATGTCGATCTCGTTAAACAACTTAACAGTGCGGCGGTATACCGCCTGATTGACCAGCACGGACCCATCTCGCGAATTCAGATAGCCGAACAGAGCCAGCTTGCTCCCGCCAGCGTGACAAAAATTACCCGCCAGCTCATTGAGCGCGGTCTGATCAAAGAAGTCGATCAGCAGGCCTCCACCGGGGGCCGCCGCGCCATCTCCATTATTACCGAAACCCGCAATTTTCAGGCCATTGGCGTCCGTCTGGGCCGTCATGACACCACGCTCACGCTGTACGATCTGAGCAGTAAAGCGATTGCGGAAGAGCACTACCCTCTTCCGGAGCGCACTCAGGAAACGCTGGAGCATGCGCTGCTGAATACCATCGCGCAGTTTATTGAAAGCTGTCAGCGCAAGATCCGTGAACTCATTGCCATCTCCGTGATTCTGCCCGGCCTGGTCGACCCGGAAAGCGGCGTGATCCGCTATATGCCGCATATTCAGGTTGAAAACTGGGGGCTGGTTGACGCGCTGGAAAAGCGTTTTAAGGTGACCTGCTTCGTGGGCCACGACATTCGCTCTCTGGCGCTGGCAGAGCACTACTTTGGTGCGAGCCAGGACTGTGAAGACTCTATTCTGGTGCGCGTTCACCGAGGAACGGGCGCCGGTATTATCTCTAACGGCCGTATTTTTATTGGTCGAAACGGTAACGTCGGCGAGATCGGTCACATTCAGGTCGAGCCTCTCGGGGAGCGCTGCCACTGCGGCAACTTCGGCTGCCTTGAAACCATCGCGGCTAACACCGCTATCGAGCAGCGCGTTCGCCATCTCCTTGAGCAGGGTTATCAAAGCCGCGTCACGCTGGACGATTGCAAGATAGGCACCATCTGCAAAGCCGCCAATAAGGGCGACGCGCTGGCCTGTGAAGTGATTGAGCAGGTAGGACGCCATCTGGGGAAAACCATCGCCATCGCCATTAACCTGTTTAATCCGCAAAAAGTGGTGATCGCCGGTGAAATTGTGGAGGCGGAAAAGGTGCTGCTCCCCGCCATTGAAGGCTGTATTAACACCCAGGCGCTGAAAGCATTCCGCCAGAACCTCCCGGTGGTTCGTTCAAAGCTTGATCATCGCTCGGCGATTGGCGCGTTCGCGCTGGTCAAACGCGCCATGCTCAACGGAATTCTGCTGCAGCATTTGCTGGAAAGTTGA